The Primulina huaijiensis isolate GDHJ02 chromosome 12, ASM1229523v2, whole genome shotgun sequence genome has a window encoding:
- the LOC140989334 gene encoding AT-rich interactive domain-containing protein 4 isoform X2 codes for MLHTQGALKNTCYLLVVSCGETTENKPKQDGSHEMQRFPFQEIVSSGLLEVQKLTNPTVDEFRKVLDSWQPNFVHIRGEILPNDEVGSVVWRGLRLSATEDLSELFSSTMSTSVYLELQNGRELAESLHSKGIPSVIYWNGTFSLFEASHFNNALFSVVKSSLCHIWDAFQLAHASFRLHCRRNCLVTSDSSQTIDCELGPNLLGEAPKIDIQLPEMDLGEDEEGSSSSLPAIKIYDDDMYTRFLVCGVASSLDARILGPLEDGLNSLLSIEMRGSKLHNRVSAFPPPLQAASLSREVVTMRCDLSTCSSAHISLLVSGSAQTCFDDQLLESHIKNEIIENSQLVHELPNNESKAPVSEPRRSVSVACGAAVFEVCMKVPTWASQVLRQLTPDISYRSLVALGIAGIQGLAVASFEKEDAERLLFFCSRQGNDIELNNRIMISPPSWLRPPAPSRKRASIWQEICSGSLNGMATEDQAVAKNIENDKGSRFYNGVNTLLINPRQRINVAMLRPIPHIRHQKMLPFSGISGAELHEGSQVKPNLPIASSTKHASAGATLTTLRKSTSGANQAKQIISLNPLPLKKHGCGRSPLHVCSEEEFLKDVMQFLILRGHNRLIPQGGLAEFPDAILNAKRLDLFNLYREVVTRGGFHVGNGINWKGQVFSKMRNHTVTNRMTGVGNTLKRHYETYLLEYELAHDDVDGECCLLCHSSAPGDWVNCGLCGEWAHFGCDRRPGLGAFKDYAKTDGLEYICPQCSVSNYKKKMSKS; via the exons ATGTTACATACCCAAGGAGCGTTGAAAAACACTTGCTATCTGCTTGTCGTTTCATGTGGGGAAACAACTGAAAATAAACCTAAGCAAGATGGTTCACACGAGATGCAGAGGTTCCCATTCCAGGAAATTGTGTCTTCAGGGCTCTTAGAG GTCCAAAAATTGACAAATCCAACTGTAGATGAATTTCGCAAGGTTCTGGATTCTTGGCAACCGAATTTTGTGCACATACGGGGTGAAATACTACCAAATGATGAAGTTGGATCGGTGGTTTGGAGAGGGCTTCGACTGTCGGCAACGGAAGATTTGTCTGAACTTTTTAGCTCCACTATGTCTACAAGT GTTTATTTGGAGCTACAGAATGGTAGAGAATTAGCAGAATCTTTGCACTCTAAG GGAATTCCTAGTGTAATATATTGGAATGGCACATTCTCGCTCTTTGAAGCAAGCCATTTTAATAATGCTTTGTTCTCCGTGGTAAAAAG TTCACTATGCCATATTTGGGATGCCTTCCAGCTTGCCCATGCCTCGTTTAGGCTTCATTGCCGTCGAAATTGTCTTGTAACCTCTGATAGCAGCCAGACTATTGATTGTGAATTAGGGCCTAATCTTCTTGGTGAGGCTCCAAAAATCGATATACAGCTTCCTGAGATGGATCTTGGGGAAGATGAAGAAGGCTCTTCTAGTTCTCTTCCTgccataaaaatatatgatgatGATATGTACACGAGATTTCTTGTCTGCGGGGTGGCAAGTTCCTTG GATGCTCGCATTTTGGGCCCTTTGGAGGATGGATTGAATTCTCTTCTGAGTATTGAA ATGCGGGGGAGCAAACTTCATAACCGAGTGAG TGCCTTTCCTCCACCGCTTCAAGCTGCCTCACTGTCTCGTGAAGTTGTAACAATGCGATGTGATTTGTCAACTTGTAGCTCTGCTCACATTTCTcttttggtgtcgggaagtgcCCAGACATGTTTTGATGACCAG CTATTAGAAAGTCATATAAAGAATGAAATCATTGAAAATAGTCAGCTGGTTCATGAATTGCCAAACAATGAAAGTAAAGCACCTGTATCTGAGCCTCGTAGATCAGTCTCAGTAGCTTGTGGGGCAGCAGTatttgaagtttgcatgaagGTTCCAACTTGGGCTTCACAG GTTTTGAGGCAACTGACACCTGATATTTCGTACCGTAGTTTAGTTGCTCTTGGTATTGCCGGTATCCAGGGATTAGCTGTAGCTTCATTCGAGAAAGAAGATGCAGAACGGCTTCTTTTCTTCTGTTCAAGGCAGGGAAATGATATCGAGTTGAACAATCGAATCATGATCAGTCCTCCATCCTGGTTAAGACCACCTGCACCTAGTAGAAAGAGAGCCTCAATTTGGCAGGAAATATGCTCTGGCTCATTAAATGGTATGGCTACTGAAGACCAAGCTGTGGCGAAGAACATAGAAAATGATAAGGGAAGTCGATTCTACAATGGAGTCAACACACTACTTATAAATCCAAGACAAAGAATTAACGTTGCCATGCTGAGGCCCATTCCTCACATTCGTCACCAGAAAATGCTTCCCTTTTCTGGAATTTCTGGGGCAGAGTTGCATGAGGGAAGTCAGGTGAAGCCTAACTTGCCCATTGCCTCTTCTACGAAGCATGCAAGTGCTGGAGCCACTCTGACTACTCTTCGGAAGTCAACTTCAGGCGCAAATCAGGCTAAACAGATAATTTCTTTGAATCCTCTTCCTCTAAAGAAGCATGGTTGTGGGAGAAGTCCACTTCATGTGTGCTCTGAG GAGGAATTTCTGAAAGATGTGATGCAATTTCTAATCCTTAGAGGACATAACCGTCTCATCCCTCAAGGTGGGCTTGCTGAATTCCCAGATGCAATACTGAACGCGAAACGTCTTGATCTTTTTAACCTGTACAGAGAG GTGGTGACAAGAGGTGGTTTTCATGTTGGCAATGGCATCAATTGGAAAGGACAGGTTTTCTCAAAAATGCGCAATCACACAGTGACCAATAGAATGACT GGTGTTGGTAACACGCTTAAAAGGCACTATGAAACGTATCTTTTGGAGTATGAATTGGCTCACGATGATGTGGATGGAGAGTGCTGTTTATTATGTCACAG TAGTGCGCCTGGGGACTGGGTTAACTGTGGTTTGTGTGGGGAGTGGGCTCATTTTGGCTGCGACCGGAGACCTGGTTTGGGTGCCTTTAAA GACTACGCCAAGACAGATGGACTGGAATACATATGCCCTCAGTGCAGTGTTTCGAACTACAAGAAAAAGATGAGCAAATCATGA
- the LOC140989334 gene encoding AT-rich interactive domain-containing protein 4 isoform X1 gives MVDDGHPCRISLLKVLEFPSHCCKRENLDMLHTQGALKNTCYLLVVSCGETTENKPKQDGSHEMQRFPFQEIVSSGLLEVQKLTNPTVDEFRKVLDSWQPNFVHIRGEILPNDEVGSVVWRGLRLSATEDLSELFSSTMSTSVYLELQNGRELAESLHSKGIPSVIYWNGTFSLFEASHFNNALFSVVKSSLCHIWDAFQLAHASFRLHCRRNCLVTSDSSQTIDCELGPNLLGEAPKIDIQLPEMDLGEDEEGSSSSLPAIKIYDDDMYTRFLVCGVASSLDARILGPLEDGLNSLLSIEMRGSKLHNRVSAFPPPLQAASLSREVVTMRCDLSTCSSAHISLLVSGSAQTCFDDQLLESHIKNEIIENSQLVHELPNNESKAPVSEPRRSVSVACGAAVFEVCMKVPTWASQVLRQLTPDISYRSLVALGIAGIQGLAVASFEKEDAERLLFFCSRQGNDIELNNRIMISPPSWLRPPAPSRKRASIWQEICSGSLNGMATEDQAVAKNIENDKGSRFYNGVNTLLINPRQRINVAMLRPIPHIRHQKMLPFSGISGAELHEGSQVKPNLPIASSTKHASAGATLTTLRKSTSGANQAKQIISLNPLPLKKHGCGRSPLHVCSEEEFLKDVMQFLILRGHNRLIPQGGLAEFPDAILNAKRLDLFNLYREVVTRGGFHVGNGINWKGQVFSKMRNHTVTNRMTGVGNTLKRHYETYLLEYELAHDDVDGECCLLCHSSAPGDWVNCGLCGEWAHFGCDRRPGLGAFKDYAKTDGLEYICPQCSVSNYKKKMSKS, from the exons ATGGTGGATGACGGTCATCCATGTAG GATTTCTCTCTTGAAAGTTTTGGAATTTCCTTCTCACTGTTGTAAAAGAGAGAATTTGGACATGTTACATACCCAAGGAGCGTTGAAAAACACTTGCTATCTGCTTGTCGTTTCATGTGGGGAAACAACTGAAAATAAACCTAAGCAAGATGGTTCACACGAGATGCAGAGGTTCCCATTCCAGGAAATTGTGTCTTCAGGGCTCTTAGAG GTCCAAAAATTGACAAATCCAACTGTAGATGAATTTCGCAAGGTTCTGGATTCTTGGCAACCGAATTTTGTGCACATACGGGGTGAAATACTACCAAATGATGAAGTTGGATCGGTGGTTTGGAGAGGGCTTCGACTGTCGGCAACGGAAGATTTGTCTGAACTTTTTAGCTCCACTATGTCTACAAGT GTTTATTTGGAGCTACAGAATGGTAGAGAATTAGCAGAATCTTTGCACTCTAAG GGAATTCCTAGTGTAATATATTGGAATGGCACATTCTCGCTCTTTGAAGCAAGCCATTTTAATAATGCTTTGTTCTCCGTGGTAAAAAG TTCACTATGCCATATTTGGGATGCCTTCCAGCTTGCCCATGCCTCGTTTAGGCTTCATTGCCGTCGAAATTGTCTTGTAACCTCTGATAGCAGCCAGACTATTGATTGTGAATTAGGGCCTAATCTTCTTGGTGAGGCTCCAAAAATCGATATACAGCTTCCTGAGATGGATCTTGGGGAAGATGAAGAAGGCTCTTCTAGTTCTCTTCCTgccataaaaatatatgatgatGATATGTACACGAGATTTCTTGTCTGCGGGGTGGCAAGTTCCTTG GATGCTCGCATTTTGGGCCCTTTGGAGGATGGATTGAATTCTCTTCTGAGTATTGAA ATGCGGGGGAGCAAACTTCATAACCGAGTGAG TGCCTTTCCTCCACCGCTTCAAGCTGCCTCACTGTCTCGTGAAGTTGTAACAATGCGATGTGATTTGTCAACTTGTAGCTCTGCTCACATTTCTcttttggtgtcgggaagtgcCCAGACATGTTTTGATGACCAG CTATTAGAAAGTCATATAAAGAATGAAATCATTGAAAATAGTCAGCTGGTTCATGAATTGCCAAACAATGAAAGTAAAGCACCTGTATCTGAGCCTCGTAGATCAGTCTCAGTAGCTTGTGGGGCAGCAGTatttgaagtttgcatgaagGTTCCAACTTGGGCTTCACAG GTTTTGAGGCAACTGACACCTGATATTTCGTACCGTAGTTTAGTTGCTCTTGGTATTGCCGGTATCCAGGGATTAGCTGTAGCTTCATTCGAGAAAGAAGATGCAGAACGGCTTCTTTTCTTCTGTTCAAGGCAGGGAAATGATATCGAGTTGAACAATCGAATCATGATCAGTCCTCCATCCTGGTTAAGACCACCTGCACCTAGTAGAAAGAGAGCCTCAATTTGGCAGGAAATATGCTCTGGCTCATTAAATGGTATGGCTACTGAAGACCAAGCTGTGGCGAAGAACATAGAAAATGATAAGGGAAGTCGATTCTACAATGGAGTCAACACACTACTTATAAATCCAAGACAAAGAATTAACGTTGCCATGCTGAGGCCCATTCCTCACATTCGTCACCAGAAAATGCTTCCCTTTTCTGGAATTTCTGGGGCAGAGTTGCATGAGGGAAGTCAGGTGAAGCCTAACTTGCCCATTGCCTCTTCTACGAAGCATGCAAGTGCTGGAGCCACTCTGACTACTCTTCGGAAGTCAACTTCAGGCGCAAATCAGGCTAAACAGATAATTTCTTTGAATCCTCTTCCTCTAAAGAAGCATGGTTGTGGGAGAAGTCCACTTCATGTGTGCTCTGAG GAGGAATTTCTGAAAGATGTGATGCAATTTCTAATCCTTAGAGGACATAACCGTCTCATCCCTCAAGGTGGGCTTGCTGAATTCCCAGATGCAATACTGAACGCGAAACGTCTTGATCTTTTTAACCTGTACAGAGAG GTGGTGACAAGAGGTGGTTTTCATGTTGGCAATGGCATCAATTGGAAAGGACAGGTTTTCTCAAAAATGCGCAATCACACAGTGACCAATAGAATGACT GGTGTTGGTAACACGCTTAAAAGGCACTATGAAACGTATCTTTTGGAGTATGAATTGGCTCACGATGATGTGGATGGAGAGTGCTGTTTATTATGTCACAG TAGTGCGCCTGGGGACTGGGTTAACTGTGGTTTGTGTGGGGAGTGGGCTCATTTTGGCTGCGACCGGAGACCTGGTTTGGGTGCCTTTAAA GACTACGCCAAGACAGATGGACTGGAATACATATGCCCTCAGTGCAGTGTTTCGAACTACAAGAAAAAGATGAGCAAATCATGA